In Hydrogenovibrio marinus, a single genomic region encodes these proteins:
- a CDS encoding peroxiredoxin — protein sequence MSESKSHFLFTILLSALFFGLYSQTTQAAALKVGDTAPDFSLKNQNEKPVSLSQFRGHWVVLYFYPKDDTPGCTTEACSFRDNINQLIAQQATIIGVSVDSVDSHQAFKSKHELPFDLLADKDGLVAKQYDSLLDLFVVKFAKRHTFIINPQGRIAKIYTDVDPKEHVRIVLADLKALQSSTH from the coding sequence ATGTCGGAATCAAAGTCACATTTTCTTTTTACCATTTTATTGTCTGCTCTATTCTTTGGACTCTATAGTCAAACAACGCAAGCGGCTGCGCTAAAGGTTGGCGATACTGCCCCTGACTTTTCTCTCAAAAACCAAAATGAAAAGCCGGTAAGCCTTTCGCAGTTCAGAGGCCATTGGGTTGTACTTTATTTTTACCCCAAGGATGACACTCCGGGCTGTACGACTGAAGCCTGCAGCTTTCGCGACAATATCAACCAACTCATTGCGCAGCAGGCAACAATCATTGGCGTTTCTGTCGACTCAGTAGACTCTCATCAAGCATTTAAGTCGAAGCATGAGCTTCCCTTTGACCTTTTAGCCGATAAAGATGGTTTGGTGGCGAAACAGTATGATTCGCTATTGGATTTGTTTGTGGTGAAATTTGCGAAGCGCCATACGTTTATCATTAACCCGCAAGGGCGTATCGCAAAAATCTATACAGATGTTGACCCGAAAGAACATGTTCGAATCGTGTTGGCCGACCTCAAAGCACTACAATCATCAACCCACTGA
- a CDS encoding methyl-accepting chemotaxis protein, whose translation MIKRSLKAKVTVISIIVGLIVAILVGLAMYFILVKPVESRVQDKLIKDANVFIDHQLEQKSQVGVAGATALSLAPNIINALGVEDRASLIPFFKGIKAGYAKKTNYKNIGVQLVTFDGRSLIKTWDMDSYGKNVGGSPIIKKAMEEKQAFGMLAVGDRGVGIISVSPIYDGEDFSGLVTFVQGLASVAKNYVKMENGMWVMLVDRRYIQKDYGSMPVIENNIAIDKNYILASNRWFPKESVDLLKKVYEPVDGKQTTFYIKDNHVVMDLPVLDVTGEVMGRHMFMLPASFYYGPLAEAKEAAWLSLAGVMIGIFILAFALVIAINKMVVTPLARMQKTTDDIMKSGDFSIRADVTSEDEVGRTALAVNELLSQVGEALKEANGTISAIAAGDFSKRIEGEYHGDLNALKNGMNQSIDNIADVIKQIATVMDEMKRGHFDVKLQNTASGEYFRIIDSAQQTMTVTNNVISNINQVMEKMHQGDFEGRVDAEAHGELRRLKDSINSSLDSLNKAMSDITRIVVAQSEGDLTQLITTDYPGELGRLRDAVNQSVEKLSGIVGQVIEASDVVNTASQEVAQGALDLSSRVQRQAAALEQTSASMEEMNAAVQNNSENSIQVSGVVQKVQSDSSQANNVMHQTIDAMNAIQESSHKISDIVTLIDGIAFQTNLLALNAAVEAARAGEHGRGFAVVAGEVRSLAQKSAEAAKNITALINESVDRINQGTKLATESGQVLEGITEQVESVATMIRQIAQASEEQAKGIEQVHQAMNDLDSATQQNAALVEQTSAAAESMSEQAVSLSHNIAFFKTNKTHLTKAATPKLEAKPKSEPAKIEAKKEPAQVKPKAAEPKPAAKPEAAKPAAGKESQEIVSPLHGKPPKADDQWEDF comes from the coding sequence GTGATTAAACGCTCGTTGAAAGCAAAAGTAACGGTTATCTCGATCATTGTTGGATTGATTGTAGCAATCCTTGTAGGCTTGGCAATGTACTTCATTTTGGTTAAGCCTGTAGAGTCAAGGGTTCAAGATAAGTTGATTAAAGATGCAAACGTTTTCATCGATCATCAACTTGAGCAGAAGTCGCAGGTGGGGGTCGCAGGAGCGACGGCGCTTAGTCTTGCACCGAACATCATCAACGCACTGGGTGTAGAAGACAGAGCATCGCTGATTCCTTTCTTTAAGGGGATTAAGGCTGGGTATGCAAAAAAAACCAATTACAAGAATATTGGTGTTCAGCTGGTGACGTTTGATGGGCGCTCTCTAATCAAAACCTGGGATATGGATTCTTATGGCAAGAACGTTGGCGGTAGTCCAATTATCAAAAAAGCCATGGAAGAGAAGCAGGCATTCGGTATGCTGGCAGTCGGTGATCGAGGTGTTGGTATTATTTCTGTTTCGCCTATCTATGACGGTGAAGATTTCAGCGGTTTAGTGACGTTTGTACAAGGTTTGGCTTCAGTTGCCAAAAACTACGTCAAAATGGAAAACGGCATGTGGGTGATGTTGGTTGATCGACGCTATATCCAAAAAGATTATGGCAGTATGCCTGTCATCGAAAACAATATTGCGATTGATAAAAATTATATCTTGGCAAGTAACCGTTGGTTCCCAAAAGAGTCTGTTGATTTGCTGAAAAAGGTTTACGAGCCCGTAGATGGCAAGCAAACGACTTTTTACATCAAAGACAATCATGTTGTGATGGATTTGCCAGTGCTTGATGTTACTGGCGAAGTCATGGGGCGCCACATGTTCATGTTGCCAGCGTCTTTCTATTATGGGCCTCTAGCTGAAGCGAAAGAAGCAGCTTGGTTATCGCTAGCAGGTGTCATGATTGGTATCTTTATTTTGGCATTTGCATTGGTTATCGCAATTAATAAAATGGTGGTGACACCTCTAGCAAGAATGCAAAAAACCACTGATGACATTATGAAGTCAGGTGACTTCTCTATCCGAGCTGATGTGACCAGTGAAGATGAAGTCGGTCGTACAGCTTTGGCTGTCAACGAGTTGCTGTCACAAGTCGGAGAGGCGCTCAAAGAGGCGAATGGCACGATCAGCGCCATTGCAGCAGGTGACTTCTCGAAACGTATTGAGGGTGAGTATCACGGTGATTTGAATGCCTTGAAGAATGGCATGAACCAGAGTATTGATAACATCGCTGACGTCATTAAACAAATTGCGACGGTGATGGATGAGATGAAGCGCGGTCACTTTGATGTCAAATTGCAAAATACCGCATCGGGAGAATACTTCCGAATTATCGACAGTGCACAACAAACCATGACGGTCACCAATAACGTTATTTCCAATATCAACCAAGTAATGGAAAAAATGCATCAGGGTGACTTTGAGGGCCGTGTTGATGCAGAAGCGCATGGTGAGTTGAGACGTTTGAAAGACAGTATCAACTCGTCATTAGATTCTTTGAATAAAGCCATGAGTGATATCACGCGCATTGTCGTTGCACAAAGTGAAGGGGATTTAACACAATTAATCACCACAGATTACCCAGGTGAGCTGGGACGCCTAAGAGATGCGGTAAACCAATCGGTTGAAAAACTGTCAGGTATTGTCGGACAGGTTATTGAGGCATCAGACGTTGTCAACACCGCTTCTCAGGAAGTGGCGCAAGGCGCGCTGGACTTAAGCTCTCGTGTACAACGTCAAGCGGCTGCATTGGAACAAACCTCCGCTTCGATGGAAGAGATGAACGCGGCAGTGCAAAACAACTCAGAAAATTCCATTCAAGTGTCGGGTGTTGTGCAAAAAGTTCAATCAGACTCGTCACAGGCAAACAATGTTATGCATCAAACCATTGATGCCATGAATGCCATTCAGGAATCGAGTCATAAGATTTCGGATATCGTTACACTGATTGATGGGATTGCCTTCCAGACCAACTTGTTGGCATTGAATGCGGCAGTAGAAGCGGCTCGTGCCGGCGAACATGGTCGAGGCTTCGCGGTGGTAGCAGGTGAGGTTCGCAGCTTGGCTCAGAAGTCTGCCGAAGCGGCGAAAAACATCACTGCGCTAATTAACGAAAGTGTCGACAGAATCAATCAGGGAACGAAGTTGGCAACCGAATCTGGCCAGGTTCTGGAAGGAATCACCGAGCAGGTTGAAAGTGTTGCGACGATGATTCGACAAATTGCACAGGCTTCGGAAGAGCAGGCGAAAGGTATTGAGCAAGTTCACCAAGCGATGAATGATTTGGATTCGGCAACGCAACAAAACGCCGCTTTGGTAGAGCAAACGTCGGCTGCGGCTGAAAGTATGAGTGAACAAGCGGTTAGCTTGAGTCATAACATTGCGTTCTTCAAAACCAATAAGACGCATTTGACGAAGGCAGCCACGCCAAAATTGGAAGCGAAGCCAAAGTCTGAGCCAGCAAAAATCGAGGCTAAAAAAGAGCCTGCACAAGTAAAACCAAAAGCAGCAGAGCCAAAACCTGCGGCGAAACCGGAAGCGGCTAAGCCAGCGGCTGGAAAAGAGTCACAAGAAATTGTGTCTCCTTTGCACGGCAAGCCACCGAAAGCAGATGATCAGTGGGAAGACTTCTAA
- a CDS encoding NAD(P)/FAD-dependent oxidoreductase — protein MHKTASPPKIVIVGGGAGGLELATRLGRKLGKTNQAKITLIDPSRIHLWKPLLHEVVAGSLDTGMEALSYRAHSAENHYYFRLGKMDALDKEKRQIRLAPLVDHHGKQILKPRHIDYDILVMALGAHSNDFGIEGVSEYCFKLDDAQEAEDFHLSFLNRFLQFSETAHSGEVVSIAIVGAGATGVELSAELYNAVDRLEQFGVENIHHKSLEVTLIEAAPRILPALEEDLACKAQKTLEELGVNIQLNKNVKQVTPYTLHTADGDIHADLLVWAAGIKAPEFLSHLALPVNRINQIEIDDSLLVKGEDNIYAIGDCAFLKPEEATRPVPPTAQAAHQMAKHCAQNITRQITGKPLKQFKYCDHGALVSLSRFQTLGSLLDQLLHKHWVIEGKLAHWAYASLYRQHQLAVHGYWKTLWILVESLIERRIKPKLKLY, from the coding sequence ATGCATAAAACCGCTTCACCCCCTAAAATTGTCATTGTCGGCGGCGGCGCTGGCGGGTTGGAACTTGCGACCCGGCTAGGTCGAAAACTCGGCAAAACCAACCAAGCCAAAATTACGCTGATTGACCCCAGCCGAATTCATCTATGGAAACCCTTGTTGCATGAAGTGGTCGCAGGCTCCTTGGATACTGGCATGGAAGCACTCAGTTACCGCGCTCACTCAGCAGAAAACCACTATTACTTTCGCCTAGGAAAGATGGATGCATTAGACAAAGAAAAAAGGCAAATACGTCTAGCGCCTTTGGTTGATCATCATGGCAAACAAATCCTTAAACCTCGACACATTGACTACGATATTCTTGTCATGGCATTGGGAGCACACTCAAATGATTTCGGCATCGAAGGCGTCAGTGAGTACTGTTTCAAGCTGGACGATGCTCAGGAAGCTGAAGACTTCCACTTGTCTTTTCTTAACCGCTTTCTTCAGTTTTCAGAAACGGCACATTCAGGGGAAGTCGTCAGCATCGCTATCGTTGGAGCAGGCGCGACAGGCGTAGAGTTATCAGCAGAACTATATAATGCAGTCGATCGTCTCGAACAGTTTGGCGTTGAAAACATTCACCACAAAAGCTTGGAAGTCACTTTGATTGAAGCGGCACCCCGTATCTTGCCGGCACTGGAAGAAGATCTAGCATGCAAAGCTCAAAAAACCTTGGAAGAGCTTGGCGTTAACATTCAGCTCAATAAAAATGTTAAGCAAGTCACGCCTTATACATTACATACCGCTGATGGCGATATTCATGCCGATCTCTTGGTTTGGGCAGCCGGCATTAAGGCTCCAGAATTTTTATCCCACTTGGCTTTACCGGTGAATCGCATCAACCAAATTGAAATAGATGACTCCCTATTGGTGAAAGGTGAAGATAACATTTATGCAATCGGGGACTGCGCTTTTCTGAAACCCGAAGAGGCAACTCGTCCAGTGCCGCCTACTGCTCAAGCGGCTCACCAGATGGCAAAACACTGCGCACAAAATATCACCCGCCAAATCACAGGCAAGCCATTGAAGCAGTTTAAATACTGCGACCATGGCGCCTTGGTGTCCCTTAGCCGCTTCCAAACACTGGGGAGCCTGTTGGATCAGTTACTGCACAAACATTGGGTGATTGAAGGCAAACTGGCACATTGGGCATATGCCAGCCTCTATCGACAGCATCAACTGGCGGTGCATGGTTACTGGAAAACGCTTTGGATTTTAGTAGAAAGTCTCATTGAAAGACGTATCAAGCCAAAGCTAAAACTTTACTAG
- a CDS encoding methyl-accepting chemotaxis protein → MKSTKDAVKGRSLVQNMTLYFVLIISVIGIGFVFLDHLENKSAAKFEAIQEQFNHKSKLFNEIQSALGYGHLIHDFKNLVLRGEQDYRTKSYSEKVEKNTSLILKYISDYRQLPSLDKTETSALNVVENVVKAYDAKIDLVKKMLAEGVAPKEIDAQVVVDDRPALEAFDQWYAFLNKAEVQKIKELNGQRLFERRVDLVVILVALVLLSLLAFEVFVRRAVISPVLKLESEVKQVCVENGQIDFTRQLNVSGVRELQSLGLYLRRMLDMIGAQMETAVTLGTVVDQSSSNIMVANEDLVITYVNGSIINTLHNVEKDIQKMLPHFSTDKLVGENIDIFHVHPEHQRKLLANLKETYVAKLTLGELHLEIVVNPIFDAQGNRNGFVTEWKDVTQTVKMEAMQEAVETNLKVMVEKAAKGHIGAQIDVSQLDGFIHDLGEQINYMSRAIHNANMNIAQVIHKLSQGDLTPRVQGEYEADLGEMKNAINKSMDNLSNIMAQVNASTSDIASDVRDMSNQNAELSGRIQQQAASIQETAATMEEMTSAVRNNAENAKQANELTMKASQKTIEGAGVMKQTIQAMNNIKESSDQIEQIIGLIDSIAFQTNLLALNAAVEAARAGEHGRGFAVVAGEVRSLAGKSADAAKEIKQLIDRSVAQVQEGTQLAQQSGDALGEISSSMNQVTEMVGEIASSSVEQSQGIEQLNQAVVSLDKNTQENAHLVELSADSAESIAQKAGSLVSQMQQFKISQDIQQRVNSNMTSKVSGEKSVAKSEPKKVESPKQVVVKKAEPGKAGSAKPRIEAKVSVAKKPEASAAKLGGGDEWEDF, encoded by the coding sequence ATGAAAAGCACTAAAGATGCGGTGAAGGGTAGAAGTTTAGTACAGAATATGACGCTTTATTTTGTACTGATCATTTCGGTCATAGGAATTGGGTTTGTTTTTTTAGACCACTTGGAAAATAAATCTGCGGCAAAATTTGAAGCCATTCAAGAACAATTCAATCACAAAAGTAAGCTATTTAACGAAATTCAGTCTGCTTTAGGTTATGGTCATTTGATTCATGATTTCAAAAACCTTGTGCTTCGTGGTGAACAGGATTACCGCACAAAAAGCTATAGCGAAAAAGTTGAAAAAAACACATCTCTTATTTTGAAATATATTTCAGATTATCGCCAATTACCCAGTTTGGATAAAACAGAAACGAGTGCGTTGAATGTGGTCGAAAATGTAGTTAAGGCATATGATGCTAAGATTGACCTTGTGAAAAAAATGCTGGCAGAAGGTGTCGCACCAAAAGAAATAGATGCACAGGTAGTGGTTGATGATAGACCAGCTTTGGAAGCCTTTGATCAATGGTATGCTTTTTTAAACAAGGCTGAAGTACAAAAAATAAAAGAGCTGAATGGGCAACGCCTTTTTGAACGACGTGTTGATTTGGTTGTAATCCTTGTAGCCTTGGTATTGTTAAGTCTCTTGGCATTTGAGGTGTTTGTCCGACGTGCAGTTATTTCTCCAGTTTTGAAACTGGAGAGTGAGGTTAAGCAAGTTTGTGTCGAGAATGGTCAAATCGATTTCACGCGACAGCTTAATGTCAGTGGCGTGAGAGAGCTTCAGTCACTTGGTCTTTATTTGCGCAGAATGCTGGATATGATTGGTGCGCAAATGGAAACAGCAGTGACTTTAGGAACCGTTGTGGATCAAAGTAGTTCAAATATCATGGTTGCCAATGAGGATTTGGTCATTACCTACGTGAATGGCTCCATTATCAATACGCTGCATAATGTTGAAAAAGATATCCAAAAGATGTTGCCGCATTTTTCAACAGATAAGCTGGTGGGCGAAAACATCGATATTTTCCACGTGCATCCTGAGCACCAGAGAAAACTGTTGGCAAACCTAAAAGAGACTTATGTCGCGAAGTTAACGCTAGGTGAGCTGCATCTTGAGATAGTTGTGAATCCTATTTTTGATGCACAAGGTAACCGTAATGGCTTTGTTACTGAGTGGAAGGATGTTACTCAAACAGTGAAGATGGAAGCAATGCAGGAAGCTGTTGAAACCAATTTGAAAGTTATGGTTGAGAAAGCGGCAAAAGGGCATATCGGTGCGCAAATTGATGTTTCTCAGCTTGATGGCTTTATCCATGATTTGGGTGAGCAGATTAACTATATGTCTAGAGCGATTCATAATGCGAATATGAACATCGCGCAAGTTATCCATAAATTGTCTCAAGGCGATTTAACGCCACGAGTACAAGGTGAGTATGAAGCTGATTTGGGTGAGATGAAGAATGCCATCAACAAATCCATGGACAATCTCTCTAATATCATGGCTCAAGTGAATGCTTCTACCTCTGACATTGCTTCGGATGTTCGTGATATGTCGAATCAAAATGCCGAATTGTCAGGTCGTATTCAACAACAGGCGGCATCGATTCAAGAAACTGCAGCAACGATGGAAGAAATGACCTCTGCTGTGCGCAATAACGCAGAAAATGCGAAACAAGCCAATGAACTCACCATGAAAGCCAGTCAGAAAACCATTGAAGGTGCTGGTGTTATGAAGCAAACAATTCAGGCGATGAACAACATCAAAGAGTCCAGTGACCAAATTGAGCAAATCATTGGCTTGATTGATTCGATAGCCTTCCAAACGAACCTACTTGCATTGAACGCAGCGGTGGAAGCCGCAAGGGCCGGTGAGCATGGAAGAGGGTTTGCTGTGGTTGCCGGTGAAGTACGAAGCCTGGCAGGCAAATCGGCCGATGCAGCTAAAGAGATTAAACAGTTAATTGACCGCTCTGTTGCTCAAGTGCAGGAAGGAACACAGTTGGCACAACAATCTGGAGATGCATTAGGTGAGATCAGCAGCTCCATGAACCAAGTGACCGAAATGGTGGGCGAGATTGCCAGTTCCTCGGTTGAACAATCACAGGGAATTGAGCAGTTGAATCAAGCGGTTGTCTCACTGGATAAGAACACACAAGAGAATGCGCATCTTGTGGAGTTGTCTGCTGACAGTGCTGAATCTATTGCACAAAAAGCCGGTAGCTTGGTGAGCCAAATGCAACAGTTCAAAATTTCTCAAGACATTCAGCAAAGAGTGAACTCGAATATGACCTCTAAAGTTTCGGGGGAAAAGTCGGTTGCTAAGTCTGAGCCAAAGAAAGTGGAATCACCTAAACAAGTTGTGGTGAAAAAAGCTGAGCCTGGCAAAGCTGGATCAGCTAAACCTCGTATAGAAGCGAAAGTGTCCGTGGCTAAGAAACCGGAAGCATCTGCTGCAAAATTAGGTGGTGGTGATGAGTGGGAAGACTTCTAA
- a CDS encoding cache domain-containing protein has translation MTTQAEDHKQFTQFLPEVKRYLNELEHQDLWWTTVAMVGKINNENIDPQLLISIVETQKEFQNLRDTMIQELIGRYLNQANSEIMLKAQATIDILIRNLFERTADVGFLATDDDLVEFMAKSNVSEEDKEFIHQRIIEYVAKYTVYDDVLLISPEGEIKAKLDTSNPATFTRDPLIHEAMTTKEEYVEIYRKSDMFPNKSDSHIYAKKIEANVKGEIKVVGVLCLSFNFQDEMTRIYKTLSQGQQGYEIMLLDDQGKVISCNSSDKSKRNTKQIEPHNFTRPERSGDKLQYATKTHGYQGYYGLPWLGFVQVQNQVAFADKTDDQDIDVTIPPDSPLYLRDLEETNLKVSTLLLIVILNGKILSLKRDVKAFLPVLDSFQNISIDIQEIFNSFIHHIHHVLVRTIQGKAAFSATLGVEVMDRNLYERANDCRWWALNSTFRQVLTRYNQTQEITETETRKLTDVLGYINKLYTVYTNIMLYDQRGRILAVSNPVEGHLIDTIIPRPNDTSQCLSIEDTQAYVVSEFHKTNLYGDEFTYIYHAAVKDWENPRRNVGGIALVFDSKPQFEAMLKETEPKYLNQQINKTTFSFFVDRRGMIIATTHKEHGIGEILDLPTEILQANNGQNDTIYWLWDGVPYLVGFKVSEGYREYKNGDGYENDVIALVMTGI, from the coding sequence ATGACGACACAAGCTGAAGATCACAAACAATTCACACAGTTCTTGCCGGAAGTAAAACGCTACTTGAATGAACTTGAGCATCAAGATTTATGGTGGACAACGGTTGCTATGGTCGGAAAAATCAACAATGAAAACATCGATCCCCAACTGCTTATTTCCATTGTCGAAACGCAAAAGGAATTCCAAAACCTTCGCGACACTATGATTCAGGAGTTGATTGGGCGATACCTGAACCAAGCCAACAGCGAAATCATGCTAAAAGCGCAGGCAACCATTGATATTCTTATCCGCAACCTTTTTGAGCGAACAGCGGATGTCGGCTTCCTTGCGACTGATGACGACTTGGTCGAATTCATGGCAAAATCAAATGTTTCAGAAGAAGATAAAGAGTTCATTCATCAAAGAATCATCGAATATGTCGCCAAATATACCGTGTACGATGATGTTTTATTGATTTCGCCTGAAGGCGAAATCAAAGCGAAACTGGACACAAGCAACCCTGCTACATTCACGCGTGACCCTCTCATCCATGAAGCGATGACGACCAAGGAAGAGTATGTTGAGATCTATCGTAAATCGGATATGTTCCCTAACAAATCCGACAGCCACATATATGCCAAAAAGATTGAAGCCAATGTAAAAGGGGAAATAAAGGTTGTTGGTGTGCTTTGCCTGAGTTTTAACTTCCAAGATGAAATGACGCGCATATACAAAACACTTTCCCAAGGTCAACAAGGCTATGAAATCATGCTATTGGACGATCAGGGCAAGGTAATATCTTGTAATAGTAGCGATAAATCGAAGCGCAATACCAAGCAGATCGAACCGCACAACTTCACTCGCCCAGAGCGCTCCGGTGACAAATTGCAGTATGCCACCAAAACCCATGGCTACCAAGGTTACTACGGGCTGCCTTGGTTAGGGTTTGTACAGGTGCAAAACCAAGTAGCGTTTGCTGACAAAACTGATGACCAGGATATTGATGTCACTATTCCGCCGGACTCCCCGCTTTATCTTAGAGATCTGGAAGAAACTAACCTCAAGGTAAGTACTTTATTGCTGATTGTTATCCTGAACGGAAAAATTCTATCTCTGAAACGCGATGTGAAAGCCTTCTTACCAGTATTGGACAGTTTCCAAAATATCAGTATCGACATTCAAGAGATATTTAACAGCTTTATCCACCATATCCATCACGTATTGGTTAGAACCATTCAAGGTAAAGCGGCATTCAGCGCAACCCTTGGTGTTGAAGTCATGGATAGAAACCTCTACGAACGTGCCAATGACTGCCGTTGGTGGGCGCTTAACAGTACTTTCCGTCAAGTTTTGACGCGCTACAATCAGACTCAAGAAATTACCGAAACCGAAACCAGGAAGTTGACTGACGTTCTCGGCTACATCAACAAGCTGTACACGGTTTACACCAATATTATGCTTTACGATCAAAGAGGTCGAATTCTGGCGGTATCCAACCCGGTAGAAGGGCATTTGATTGACACGATCATCCCTCGCCCGAATGACACGTCTCAGTGTCTGTCAATAGAAGACACTCAGGCTTATGTTGTATCGGAGTTTCATAAAACAAACCTCTATGGTGACGAGTTTACCTATATTTACCACGCCGCTGTTAAGGATTGGGAAAACCCTCGCCGAAACGTTGGCGGGATTGCATTAGTTTTCGACAGCAAACCTCAATTTGAAGCCATGTTGAAAGAGACTGAACCAAAGTACTTGAACCAACAGATTAACAAAACCACATTCAGCTTCTTTGTCGATAGACGAGGTATGATTATTGCCACAACCCATAAAGAACATGGTATTGGTGAAATATTGGACCTACCAACCGAAATCCTTCAAGCCAATAACGGTCAAAATGACACTATCTACTGGCTGTGGGACGGTGTACCTTATCTTGTCGGCTTCAAAGTCAGTGAGGGCTATCGAGAGTATAAAAATGGTGATGGCTATGAAAATGATGTCATCGCTCTGGTCATGACGGGGATTTAA
- the msrA gene encoding peptide-methionine (S)-S-oxide reductase MsrA: MTTQIYHSRILPTLWFALLSMLFFSVQGCAQENQMNNTQSTNDVVSARETPMKSETIVLGMGCFWGAEKRMGEIPGVTHVEVGYAGGDAKQAGYYDVLGLEREIEQGKSHARNHAEVVKVTFNPQVVSLKTVLIKFWENHDPTQGNRQGNDIGTNYRSAIYYTEPSQKAVAEETEAEYQKALTKAGYGKITTEIAPVHNYIEAEEYHQDYLKKNPNGYCGLGGTGVAYPGSNNAVSGHPILDASKLNKDKQLIVFEAEDCPYCKLFTKEVLSGWKADVSVVTTLNPNPPKGWTLEKPLFATPTIVFFEHGKEVSRYTGYSGDKDRFWKWLGFRLLTPEQRKIAFNKGTEWAFTGSHLDEHRAGTYVDPITGAALFRSDTKFNSGTGWPSFFNPVKGAVLERPDDSHGMQRTEVISASSGIHLGHVFNDGPPPTHKRYCINGNVLKFVPDEAEKK; the protein is encoded by the coding sequence ATGACAACACAAATCTATCACTCTCGAATCTTGCCAACGCTTTGGTTTGCATTGTTGAGCATGTTATTCTTTTCGGTACAAGGCTGTGCGCAGGAGAATCAAATGAACAATACACAATCGACAAACGATGTTGTCTCTGCAAGGGAAACTCCAATGAAAAGCGAGACCATTGTTCTTGGAATGGGTTGCTTTTGGGGCGCCGAAAAACGCATGGGCGAAATTCCCGGTGTCACGCATGTTGAAGTCGGCTATGCCGGAGGAGATGCAAAACAGGCGGGTTACTACGATGTACTCGGACTTGAGCGCGAAATCGAACAGGGAAAAAGCCACGCCCGTAACCATGCGGAAGTGGTTAAAGTGACCTTTAATCCTCAAGTCGTGAGCTTGAAGACGGTTTTAATCAAATTCTGGGAAAATCATGATCCAACCCAAGGCAACCGTCAGGGTAACGATATTGGCACAAACTATCGTAGTGCCATTTACTACACCGAACCCAGTCAAAAAGCTGTCGCAGAAGAAACGGAAGCGGAATATCAAAAAGCTTTGACTAAAGCTGGCTATGGCAAAATCACCACGGAAATTGCTCCAGTTCACAATTACATCGAAGCGGAGGAATACCATCAGGACTACCTGAAAAAGAACCCCAATGGCTATTGTGGCTTGGGTGGCACTGGCGTTGCCTACCCGGGTTCTAACAATGCAGTGTCAGGACACCCTATTCTTGACGCCTCCAAGTTAAATAAGGATAAACAATTAATCGTTTTCGAGGCCGAGGATTGCCCTTACTGCAAACTCTTTACCAAAGAAGTCCTTAGTGGCTGGAAAGCGGATGTTTCTGTTGTCACAACCTTGAATCCCAACCCACCAAAAGGTTGGACACTTGAAAAACCATTATTTGCCACACCAACGATAGTCTTCTTTGAACACGGTAAAGAAGTCTCTCGATACACAGGGTATAGTGGCGACAAGGATCGTTTTTGGAAATGGTTGGGCTTCCGTCTGCTCACGCCGGAACAGCGCAAAATTGCCTTCAATAAAGGAACAGAGTGGGCATTCACAGGTTCACACTTGGATGAACACCGAGCCGGAACCTATGTTGACCCAATCACAGGCGCAGCATTATTTCGCAGTGATACCAAGTTCAACAGCGGTACTGGCTGGCCGAGCTTTTTCAACCCGGTCAAAGGCGCTGTCTTAGAACGCCCTGATGATTCACACGGTATGCAGCGTACTGAAGTTATCAGTGCCAGTTCAGGTATTCATTTAGGTCATGTGTTTAATGATGGCCCTCCGCCAACGCACAAACGCTATTGCATCAATGGGAATGTTTTAAAGTTTGTACCGGATGAGGCTGAGAAAAAATAG